The proteins below are encoded in one region of Triticum aestivum cultivar Chinese Spring chromosome 1B, IWGSC CS RefSeq v2.1, whole genome shotgun sequence:
- the LOC123080099 gene encoding bisdemethoxycurcumin synthase: protein MGMLCAPGISTVKHDKVIIQQSSLLTVPLLSCRWLAKQACDSLARNTVREIRHLKRADGPAAVLAIGTANPPNRLSQEEYVEYYFRVTKSQHLTDLKRKFKLICDRTATEKRFFHHTQELLDAHPRFFDGGQDRLEIAAAVAPELAASAATKAIAKWGRPATDITHLILSTNSCALSPGVDLRLASLLGLGSSVVRTLLQLTGCSGGSASLRLAKDIAENNCGARVLVACVELSVAALRGPEENYPHTLISQAIFSDGAGAVIVGADAVHPLERPLFEMVSASQTVIPDTDRVAVIKTGEGGIYHQLFMQELAPIATHNIERCISDELKQLGIDAQWNDLFWAVHPGVTALLDSIDLALMLDPGKLAASRTVLREYGNMLSATVIFVLDEQRRRMEEDGEEGVWGVMLGFGPGFTIETMVLHATTNLKQNHARM, encoded by the exons ATGGGGATGCTCTGTGCTCCTGGCATCTCAACAGTCAAACATGACAAAGTTATAATCCAGCAA AGCAGCCTTCTCACTGTCCCCCTTCTGTCTTGCCGGTGGCTAG cTAAGCAGGCCTGTGACAGCTTGGCAAGAAATACCGTGCGCGAGATCCGGCATTTGAAGCGTGCGGACGGTCCTGCGGCAGTGCTGGCCATCGGGACAGCAAACCCGCCCAACCGATTGTCCCAGGAGGAGTACGTGGAGTACTACTTCCGCGTCACCAAAAGCCAACACCTCACGGACCTCAAACGCAAATTCAAGTTAATAT GTGACAGGACTGCCACGGAGAAACGTTTCTTTCACCACACGCAGGAGCTGCTGGACGCCCACCCCCGCTTCTTCGACGGTGGACAGGACAGGCTGGAGATCGCCGCTGCCGTTGCCCCGGAGCTCGCCGCGTCCGCGGCCACCAAGGCCATAGCCAAGTGGGGCCGTCCAGCGACCGACATAACCCACCTCATCCTCAGCACCAACTCATGCGCCCTTTCCCCGGGCGTCGACCTCCGCCTCGCATCCCTGCTGGGCCTCGGATCCTCTGTGGTCCGCACACTGCTCCAGCTCACCGGATGCTCCGGCGGCTCCGCGTCGCTGCGCCTCGCCAAGGACATTGCCGAGAATAACTGTGGCGCCCGTGTCCTGGTGGCATGCGTCGAGCTCAGCGTTGCTGCCTTGCGGGGGCCAGAGGAGAACTACCCCCACACCCTCATTAGCCAGGCAATTTTCAGTGACGGCGCCGGCGCGGTAATCGTCGGCGCTGACGCGGTGCATCCACTGGAGCGCCCGCTCTTTGAGATGGTATCCGCATCACAGACCGTGATTCCGGACACAGATCGTGTTGCCGTTATAAAAACCGGGGAAGGCGGCATCTACCACCAATTGTTTATGCAGGAGCTTGCCCCTATAGCTACACACAACATCGAGAGGTGCATATCGGATGAGCTCAAGCAGCTTGGAATTGACGCCCAATGGAACGACCTCTTCTGGGCAGTGCATCCTGGCGTCACCGCACTCTTGGACAGCATCGACCTGGCTCTCATGTTGGACCCAGGGAAGTTGGCAGCAAGTCGGACCGTGCTGAGGGAGTACGGGAATATGCTCAGTGCCACAGTGATTTTTGTGCTTGATGAGCAGCGGCGCCGAATGGAGGAGGACGGAGAGGAAGGTGTTTGGGGTGTGATGCTGGGATTTGGACCGGGGTTCACAATTGAGACTATGGTGCTGCATGCGACCACAAATCTCAAGCAAAATCATGCTAGAATGTAG